Proteins co-encoded in one Dehalobacter sp. genomic window:
- a CDS encoding dehalogenase has protein sequence MMGTLLIFVAGVLFLAAILFIKPRAKMEQMWRTVINWVLFVIWYAVTWTGISFIYINASVGHVKATSTAIFLFGGLAIILAVVLARLLGFITIGKTKKTNTEQA, from the coding sequence ATGATGGGTACATTGTTGATTTTTGTTGCTGGCGTGTTATTTTTAGCCGCGATTCTTTTTATTAAACCTCGCGCCAAAATGGAGCAAATGTGGAGAACAGTAATTAACTGGGTCTTATTCGTGATTTGGTATGCTGTTACCTGGACGGGAATTTCCTTTATCTATATCAACGCATCCGTAGGGCATGTTAAAGCAACGAGTACTGCAATATTCTTATTTGGAGGATTAGCTATCATCCTTGCAGTTGTACTGGCACGTTTGTTAGGCTTCATCACTATTGGAAAAACGAAAAAGACAAATACTGAACAAGCTTGA